A stretch of Streptococcus chenjunshii DNA encodes these proteins:
- a CDS encoding RelA/SpoT family protein produces the protein MAKEVKLSGEEVVALVRQYMNDADVAFVQKALDYATAAHFYQARKSGEPYIVHPIQVAGILAELHLDAVTVACGFLHDVVEDTDITLENIEFDFGKDVRDIVDGVTKLGKVEYKSHEEQLAENHRKMLMAMSKDIRVILVKLADRLHNMRTLRHLRKDKQERISRETMEIYAPLAHRLGISRIKWELEDLAFRYLNEVEFYKISHLMNEKRREREALVDEIVAKIKDYTAEQGLYGDIYGRPKHIYSIYRKMRDKKKRFDQIYDLIAIRCIMETPSDVYAMVGYIHELWRPMPGRFKDYIAAPKANGYQSIHTTVYGPKGPIEIQIRTKEMHEVAEYGVAAHWAYKKGVKGKVSQSEQALGMNWIKELVELQDASNGDAKEFVDSVKEDIFTERIYVFTPTGAVKELPKDSGPIDFAYAIHTQVGEKATGAKVNGRMVPLTAKLKTGDVVEIVTNPNSFGPSRDWIKIVKTNKARNKIRQFFKNQDKEMSINKGREILVDYFQEQGYVANKYLDKKHIEEILPRISARSEEALYAAVGFGDISPVSVFNKLTEKERREEERAKAKAEADELINGGEVKTEKKEVLKVKSEDGVIIQGASGLLMRIAKCCNPVPGDKIEGYITKGRGVAIHRADCHNIKSQAGYEQRLIDVEWDDESYSNKDYLAEIDIYGLNRSGLLNDILQILSNTSKNISTVNAQPTKDRKFANIHITFGIPNLATLTTVVDKIKVVPDVYSVKRTNG, from the coding sequence ATGGCTAAAGAAGTAAAGTTAAGCGGAGAAGAGGTTGTTGCTCTTGTCAGACAGTATATGAATGATGCAGATGTTGCCTTTGTCCAAAAAGCTTTGGACTATGCGACAGCTGCACATTTTTATCAAGCCAGAAAATCCGGCGAACCCTATATTGTTCACCCTATTCAGGTTGCTGGTATTTTAGCAGAACTTCATTTGGATGCTGTAACAGTTGCCTGCGGCTTTCTGCATGATGTTGTTGAGGATACGGATATCACCTTAGAAAATATTGAATTTGATTTTGGCAAGGATGTCCGGGATATTGTGGATGGTGTGACGAAGCTGGGGAAAGTGGAGTATAAATCGCATGAAGAGCAGCTGGCTGAGAATCACCGCAAAATGCTGATGGCTATGTCAAAAGATATTCGTGTGATTCTGGTCAAACTGGCTGACCGTCTGCACAATATGAGGACCTTAAGGCATCTGCGCAAGGATAAGCAGGAGCGGATTTCGCGTGAAACAATGGAAATCTATGCACCTTTGGCGCACCGTTTGGGGATCAGCCGCATCAAATGGGAACTGGAAGATTTAGCCTTCCGCTATCTCAACGAGGTGGAATTCTACAAAATTTCCCATCTGATGAATGAAAAGCGGCGGGAGCGCGAAGCGCTGGTTGATGAAATTGTGGCTAAAATCAAAGATTATACTGCTGAGCAGGGGCTTTACGGTGATATTTACGGCAGACCCAAGCATATTTATTCCATTTACCGCAAAATGCGGGATAAGAAAAAACGTTTTGATCAGATTTATGACCTGATTGCCATTCGCTGTATCATGGAAACACCCAGTGATGTTTATGCCATGGTCGGCTATATTCATGAGCTCTGGCGTCCAATGCCGGGCCGTTTTAAAGATTATATTGCTGCTCCCAAAGCCAACGGCTACCAGTCCATTCATACCACAGTTTACGGTCCTAAAGGGCCGATTGAAATCCAGATTCGAACGAAAGAAATGCATGAAGTAGCAGAGTATGGGGTCGCTGCCCACTGGGCTTACAAAAAAGGAGTTAAAGGGAAGGTCAGTCAGTCTGAGCAGGCTTTGGGGATGAACTGGATTAAAGAACTGGTTGAACTTCAGGATGCTTCTAATGGCGATGCTAAAGAGTTTGTAGATTCCGTCAAAGAAGATATCTTTACCGAACGCATCTATGTCTTTACACCGACAGGTGCAGTCAAAGAACTTCCAAAAGACTCCGGACCTATCGATTTTGCCTATGCTATCCATACGCAGGTGGGTGAAAAAGCAACCGGAGCTAAGGTTAACGGCAGAATGGTTCCTTTAACGGCTAAACTTAAGACCGGTGATGTGGTCGAAATTGTGACCAATCCTAATTCTTTTGGACCAAGCCGCGACTGGATCAAGATTGTTAAAACGAATAAGGCCAGAAATAAGATTCGTCAGTTTTTTAAGAACCAAGATAAGGAAATGTCCATAAACAAGGGCCGCGAAATACTGGTGGATTATTTCCAAGAACAGGGCTATGTCGCCAACAAATACTTGGATAAAAAGCATATTGAAGAGATTCTGCCGCGTATCAGCGCCCGCAGCGAAGAAGCTCTCTATGCGGCAGTCGGCTTTGGCGATATCAGTCCGGTCAGTGTCTTTAATAAATTAACAGAAAAAGAGCGCCGGGAAGAAGAGCGGGCTAAAGCCAAGGCCGAAGCTGACGAACTCATTAACGGCGGTGAGGTTAAAACCGAGAAAAAAGAAGTCCTGAAAGTAAAAAGTGAAGACGGGGTCATTATTCAGGGAGCTTCAGGACTGCTGATGCGGATTGCCAAATGTTGCAATCCCGTTCCCGGGGATAAGATTGAAGGTTACATCACTAAAGGCCGCGGGGTCGCTATCCACCGGGCTGACTGCCATAATATCAAAAGTCAGGCTGGCTATGAGCAGCGGCTGATCGATGTTGAATGGGATGATGAGAGTTACAGCAACAAGGACTATTTGGCCGAAATCGATATTTACGGCCTAAATCGGAGCGGCCTGCTCAACGACATCCTGCAGATTTTGTCCAATACCAGTAAAAACATCTCTACTGTCAATGCTCAGCCGACCAAGGATCGAAAGTTTGCCAATATCCACATTACCTTCGGCATTCCTAATTTAGCCACGCTGACGACGGTAGTTGATAAAATTAAAGTAGTTCCGGATGTCTATTCAGTAAAACGAACAAACGGGTAA
- a CDS encoding Rgg/GadR/MutR family transcriptional regulator, translating into MNEKKSIELGELYKELRMARGLRLKDIAQDNLSIPQLSRFENGQTMLAADKLLLAISAIHMSFAEFGHAVNNYETTDFFKMGSRIMNLHQDQDIEGLKQLLEDYKDYETYDVYNRLNLLVIKDSIHSLDNSYTIEKEEVEFLTQYLYSIEEWTEYELYIFGNTMSFLSNEDLIFLAKAFVERDKFYHSIPSHDSTAKLTLLNIIAELIERNAFYYVSHFTNILESLITYQDMFIITTINFFKLIVNYIKGEQKNKQKIRDYLLALETLGNTQLADFFATKFRHYTKVIL; encoded by the coding sequence ATGAATGAGAAGAAGTCGATAGAGCTAGGAGAGCTCTATAAGGAACTGCGTATGGCCAGAGGTCTGCGTTTAAAGGATATTGCTCAGGATAATTTATCGATACCCCAGCTGTCCAGATTTGAAAACGGACAGACCATGCTGGCAGCTGATAAGCTGCTTCTGGCGATTTCGGCAATTCATATGAGTTTTGCGGAATTCGGCCATGCTGTCAATAACTATGAAACGACAGATTTTTTCAAAATGGGCAGTCGGATCATGAATCTGCACCAAGATCAGGATATTGAAGGATTAAAGCAGCTTTTGGAGGATTACAAGGATTATGAAACCTATGATGTATACAACCGTTTGAATCTTCTGGTCATTAAGGACAGCATCCATTCACTGGATAATTCCTACACTATTGAAAAAGAAGAGGTAGAATTTTTAACTCAGTATCTCTACAGTATTGAAGAATGGACAGAATATGAACTCTATATTTTTGGCAATACTATGAGTTTTCTGTCTAACGAAGATTTAATTTTTTTAGCTAAAGCTTTTGTAGAGCGTGATAAATTTTACCACTCCATTCCTAGCCACGATAGCACTGCCAAGTTAACCCTTTTAAACATCATTGCGGAGCTAATCGAGAGGAATGCCTTTTACTATGTTTCTCATTTTACAAATATTTTGGAGAGTCTCATCACTTATCAGGATATGTTTATTATAACAACCATCAATTTTTTTAAACTGATAGTAAACTATATAAAAGGAGAACAAAAAAACAAACAAAAAATAAGAGACTATCTATTAGCTCTTGAAACACTGGGGAATACGCAACTAGCAGATTTTTTTGCTACCAAGTTTCGGCATTATACCAAAGTCATACTCTGA
- the dtd gene encoding D-aminoacyl-tRNA deacylase, which produces MKIVIQRVSSASLSIEGRQTAVIKRGLLLLVGLAPDDSQADLDYAVRKIVQMRIFADDKGKMNLSVQDINGEILSVSQFTLFASTKKGNRPAFTEAAPPHLAEQLYRTFNQMLQQHAPVQTGLFGADMQITLANDGPVTIILDTKNR; this is translated from the coding sequence ATGAAAATAGTTATTCAGCGTGTCAGCAGCGCCAGCCTTTCTATCGAAGGCCGCCAAACTGCCGTCATTAAGCGAGGCCTCCTCTTATTGGTGGGGCTTGCCCCTGATGACAGTCAGGCCGACCTTGATTATGCGGTTCGCAAAATTGTTCAGATGCGGATTTTTGCTGATGATAAGGGTAAGATGAATCTATCAGTCCAAGATATAAATGGGGAAATCCTTTCCGTTTCCCAGTTTACCCTGTTTGCCAGCACCAAAAAAGGCAATCGGCCCGCTTTCACGGAAGCCGCTCCGCCTCATCTGGCTGAACAGCTTTATCGAACTTTTAATCAGATGCTGCAGCAACATGCCCCAGTTCAAACCGGCCTGTTTGGAGCAGATATGCAGATTACCCTGGCTAATGACGGTCCTGTAACCATTATTTTAGATACTAAAAACCGCTGA
- the nrdI gene encoding class Ib ribonucleoside-diphosphate reductase assembly flavoprotein NrdI → MSSLTIVYISLSGNTHSFVTRLSDYLNANYGLSPRLINIKDLRHETFSLSEPFVAVLPTYLEGGNGLDNGDQEILTTPLGDFIAAHNNYQHCFGIIGSGNRNFNNQFCLTAKQYAKRFGFPVLDEFELRGTSRDIERIAEKILQTLDAFTG, encoded by the coding sequence ATGTCGTCATTAACCATTGTCTATATCAGCCTCAGCGGTAACACCCATAGTTTTGTAACGCGCCTGAGTGACTATCTTAATGCTAACTACGGCCTGTCTCCACGCCTGATCAACATCAAAGATCTCCGGCATGAGACCTTTTCCCTGTCTGAACCTTTTGTCGCCGTCCTTCCTACTTACCTCGAAGGCGGAAACGGTTTAGACAACGGCGATCAGGAAATCCTGACAACACCTCTAGGAGATTTTATAGCCGCTCATAATAATTATCAGCACTGTTTTGGTATCATCGGTTCGGGCAACCGTAACTTTAACAACCAGTTTTGCCTGACAGCCAAACAATATGCCAAGCGTTTTGGTTTTCCTGTTCTGGATGAGTTTGAACTGCGGGGAACAAGCAGGGATATCGAACGTATTGCTGAAAAAATCCTACAGACTTTGGATGCATTCACCGGCTAA